A genomic window from Halomonas sp. LR3S48 includes:
- a CDS encoding CsgG/HfaB family protein, with protein MKALRIGFMSGLIFLGGCVGMVTSPEGLEGAPATLAPRAGTYFDLTSLPRPAAPMLTAVYDFRDQTGQYRPQPASTFSTAVTQGGAAMLSSALADSGWFVPLERVGLQNLLTERRIIRANLERNGRENELGSLNAARILMEGGIIAYDSNMKTGGVGAEYFGIGSSGQYQVDQVTVNLRAVDIATGEVLANVTTSKTVYSYEVRAGVYRFVSFRRLLEAEAGYTHNEPVQMAVMSAIESAVIHLVTQGVDRGLWNLANAADRDHEILMAYRESSPPLL; from the coding sequence ATGAAAGCACTAAGAATCGGTTTCATGTCAGGACTGATCTTCCTTGGCGGATGCGTCGGCATGGTCACCTCTCCCGAAGGGCTGGAGGGAGCGCCAGCTACCCTGGCCCCTCGTGCCGGTACGTATTTCGACTTGACCAGCCTGCCACGCCCGGCAGCTCCGATGCTCACGGCCGTCTACGACTTCAGGGATCAGACCGGCCAGTACCGTCCTCAGCCCGCCAGTACCTTTTCGACGGCAGTGACGCAAGGCGGCGCCGCCATGCTGAGTTCCGCTCTGGCGGATTCGGGGTGGTTCGTACCCCTGGAGCGTGTCGGGCTACAGAATCTGCTCACCGAGCGCCGCATCATACGGGCCAATCTGGAGAGAAATGGACGCGAAAACGAACTGGGCTCACTGAACGCGGCACGCATCCTGATGGAAGGGGGAATCATCGCCTACGACTCCAACATGAAGACGGGCGGCGTGGGCGCAGAATACTTCGGCATCGGGTCGTCCGGTCAGTACCAGGTCGATCAGGTTACCGTCAACCTTCGCGCCGTGGATATCGCTACCGGTGAAGTCCTGGCTAACGTTACCACCAGCAAGACGGTCTATTCCTATGAAGTTCGTGCTGGTGTCTATCGTTTCGTCAGCTTCCGTCGTCTGCTGGAAGCCGAGGCAGGGTATACACACAATGAACCAGTCCAGATGGCCGTAATGTCTGCCATCGAATCCGCCGTCATTCATCTCGTTACCCAAGGAGTAGACCGCGGGCTTTGGAATCTGGCCAATGCTGCAGATCGTGATCACGAGATTCTCATGGCTTACCGGGAATCCTCTCCACCGTTGCTATGA
- the argC gene encoding N-acetyl-gamma-glutamyl-phosphate reductase — protein MIKVGIVGGTGYTGVELLRLLAQHPEVEVDAITSRSEAGLRVCDMYPNLRGHYDDLAFSEPDPRRLGACDAVFFATPHGVAHALAGELLAQGTRVIDLSADFRLRDAQVWSEWYGQPHGAPELLDEAVYGLPEVHRERIRQARLIAVPGCYPTAVQLGLLPLLEAGLIDADHIIADCKSGVTGAGRGAKVPSLLAEASESMKAYGASGHRHLPEISQGLSDAAGGPVGLTFVPHLTPMIRGIHATLYGRLTGEPGDLQALFEQRFADEPFVDVMPIGSHPETRSVKGANVCRLAVHRPGGGDTVVVLSVIDNLVKGASGQAVQNLNLMFGFAENAGLAAPALMP, from the coding sequence GTGATCAAGGTCGGAATCGTCGGCGGCACCGGTTATACCGGCGTCGAGCTGCTCAGGCTGCTGGCCCAGCACCCAGAGGTCGAGGTCGACGCGATCACCTCGCGCTCCGAGGCCGGCTTGCGCGTGTGCGACATGTACCCCAATCTGCGCGGCCACTACGACGACCTGGCCTTCAGCGAACCCGATCCGCGCCGCCTGGGCGCCTGCGATGCGGTGTTCTTTGCCACTCCGCACGGCGTCGCCCACGCCCTGGCCGGCGAGCTGCTCGCCCAGGGCACCCGGGTGATCGACCTTTCCGCCGACTTCCGCCTGCGCGACGCTCAGGTGTGGTCGGAGTGGTACGGCCAGCCGCACGGTGCACCGGAGCTGCTCGACGAAGCCGTCTATGGCCTGCCCGAGGTGCATCGCGAGCGCATTCGCCAGGCGCGCCTGATCGCCGTGCCGGGTTGCTACCCCACGGCGGTACAGTTGGGCCTGCTGCCGCTGCTCGAGGCCGGGCTGATCGACGCCGATCACATCATCGCCGACTGCAAGTCCGGCGTGACCGGTGCCGGGCGCGGTGCCAAGGTGCCCTCGCTGCTGGCCGAGGCCAGCGAATCGATGAAAGCCTACGGAGCCTCCGGCCACCGCCATCTGCCCGAGATCAGCCAAGGCCTGAGCGATGCCGCAGGGGGGCCGGTTGGCCTGACCTTCGTGCCGCATCTGACGCCGATGATCCGCGGCATCCATGCCACGCTCTACGGGCGCCTGACAGGCGAGCCGGGCGATCTGCAGGCATTGTTCGAGCAGCGCTTCGCCGATGAACCCTTTGTCGACGTGATGCCCATCGGAAGTCACCCCGAGACGCGCAGCGTCAAGGGCGCCAATGTCTGCCGCCTGGCGGTGCATCGTCCCGGAGGTGGCGACACGGTGGTCGTGCTGTCGGTGATCGACAACCTGGTCAAGGGCGCCTCGGGCCAGGCGGTGCAGAATCTCAACCTGATGTTCGGCTTCGCCGAGAACGCCGGGCTAGCCGCTCCCGCCCTGATGCCCTGA
- a CDS encoding transporter substrate-binding domain-containing protein produces the protein MKRHVKTATLVTGIACGLGMSSLVAANETLDVVTDPSFVPFEMMDQETGEMVGFDMDIIAAVAERAGFDYELNTMDFNGIIPAVQTGNVDIAIAGITITEERAQIVDFSDPYYDSGLKILVRADEDGVEEIEDLEGKTIATKVGSTSYDFLQENLGDSAEITPYPGSSDMYMALLGGSADAVFYDAPNVSYFAQTRGEGRAKVVGPLYEGQQYGIVFVKGSEWVEPANEALAEMREDGTYDEIHEKWFGSTSDE, from the coding sequence ATGAAACGACACGTGAAGACGGCCACCCTGGTTACCGGTATCGCCTGCGGGCTGGGGATGTCCAGTCTGGTTGCCGCCAATGAAACGCTAGACGTGGTCACCGACCCGAGCTTCGTCCCTTTCGAGATGATGGATCAGGAAACCGGCGAAATGGTCGGTTTCGACATGGACATCATTGCCGCAGTCGCCGAGCGGGCCGGGTTCGATTACGAACTCAACACCATGGACTTCAACGGCATCATTCCCGCCGTTCAGACCGGTAATGTGGATATCGCCATCGCCGGCATCACCATCACCGAGGAGCGCGCCCAGATCGTCGACTTCTCGGATCCCTACTACGACAGCGGGCTGAAGATCCTGGTACGCGCCGATGAGGATGGCGTCGAGGAGATCGAGGATCTCGAAGGCAAGACCATTGCCACCAAGGTCGGCTCCACCAGCTATGACTTCCTGCAGGAGAACCTCGGCGACAGCGCCGAGATCACCCCCTACCCCGGCAGCAGCGACATGTACATGGCCCTGCTCGGCGGTAGCGCCGACGCCGTGTTCTATGATGCCCCCAACGTCAGCTATTTCGCCCAGACCCGCGGTGAAGGCCGGGCCAAGGTAGTCGGCCCGCTCTACGAGGGCCAGCAATACGGCATCGTCTTCGTCAAGGGCAGCGAATGGGTCGAACCCGCCAACGAGGCACTGGCCGAGATGCGCGAGGACGGCACCTACGACGAGATCCACGAGAAGTGGTTCGGCAGCACCAGCGACGAGTGA
- a CDS encoding amino acid ABC transporter permease: MDVTFQFDWEAAFASIPFLLKGIPYTLLISFGGLAIGFIIGIIFGLLRISPIVWLRVPAIAYIEIFRGTPVLVQVLFIFYGLPQLLGGPINALVAGIAAIAVNSGAYISEIVRGGVQSIERGQREASLSLGLSRVQSFRYIIWPQALRRMIPPLGNQGIISIKDTSLFSVIGVGELVRQGQVYIATTFNALEVYLMVALLYLAITLSLSFALRLLERKGLVGQ, from the coding sequence GTGGACGTCACCTTCCAATTCGACTGGGAGGCGGCCTTCGCCTCCATCCCCTTTCTGCTGAAGGGGATCCCCTACACCCTGCTGATCTCCTTCGGCGGGCTGGCCATAGGTTTCATCATCGGCATTATCTTCGGCCTGCTGCGCATCAGTCCCATCGTCTGGCTGCGAGTGCCGGCAATCGCCTATATCGAGATCTTTCGCGGCACCCCGGTACTGGTTCAGGTGCTGTTCATCTTCTATGGCCTGCCCCAGTTGCTTGGCGGCCCGATCAATGCCCTGGTGGCCGGCATAGCCGCCATTGCCGTGAACTCCGGCGCGTATATCTCGGAGATCGTGCGTGGCGGCGTCCAGTCCATCGAACGCGGCCAGCGCGAGGCCAGCCTGTCGCTGGGGCTGTCTCGGGTGCAGTCGTTCCGCTACATCATCTGGCCTCAGGCCTTGCGCCGCATGATCCCGCCGCTCGGCAACCAGGGCATCATCAGCATCAAGGACACTTCGCTATTCTCGGTGATCGGCGTCGGCGAGCTGGTACGCCAGGGTCAGGTCTATATCGCCACCACTTTCAATGCCCTGGAAGTCTATCTAATGGTCGCCCTCCTCTACCTGGCGATAACCCTGAGCCTGTCATTCGCACTGCGCCTGCTCGAGCGCAAGGGTCTGGTCGGACAATAA
- a CDS encoding curli assembly protein CsgF, which translates to MKHARSLLLKFSLVGLLFSCSAGAQAGELIYRPINPSFGGDPILGNHLLNKAQAQDTHKDPNAPDFGGFSEVDFFLQDLRGDLINRAIDDALDPNNPGGSESVIDNSSLNVRFVNVGGGAFQMVITDKRTNEVTRIDFGTPF; encoded by the coding sequence ATGAAACATGCACGCTCACTACTACTGAAGTTCTCTCTTGTCGGACTGCTCTTCTCCTGCTCAGCGGGAGCCCAGGCGGGGGAACTCATCTATCGCCCCATCAATCCTTCATTCGGAGGGGATCCCATCCTGGGCAATCATCTGCTCAACAAGGCCCAGGCGCAGGATACGCACAAGGATCCCAACGCTCCAGATTTCGGAGGCTTCTCCGAAGTCGATTTCTTCCTCCAGGATCTGCGTGGCGATCTTATCAACCGTGCCATCGACGATGCGCTAGATCCCAACAATCCCGGAGGAAGTGAGAGCGTCATCGACAATTCTTCGCTCAACGTCAGGTTCGTCAACGTGGGCGGCGGTGCTTTCCAGATGGTCATCACCGACAAGAGGACGAATGAAGTGACACGGATAGATTTCGGAACGCCATTTTAA
- a CDS encoding AAA family ATPase — protein sequence MDATSANCQTSPSTALSLDELIDSLVASHRTIVDDLPYVGSSCCLAATRSLVEDEVSVLDARLTGEEDRRRLDGLREWLEQELVRLEPWFHERGEPRPSWVVDRQVMSLCVGQRLIMSNALDLEASDPLAKRRLDSGFDLVSLLVGLYVRDETRLAHYALDRYLRLSGDYSLTRLISVFAVCRSLAGARRALQRWESGRGTAFHLAEVMTECRRYLELAEQAANFRFPPLIIGVGVSGSGKSRFMAEIVERLGAVRLCSDVERRRLYGIDSQAVAQEPAVDIFSAEATERTYQRLASLAGLLLNGGIPTCIDATCLTRSQRQLLHQQGEARGLPVLFVSFEADEETLRARIVKRARGQGGDPATSLEVLNRQLDMCEDFSDEERQHLLHLDTTAENVGETLAMLVEQRIRLSYS from the coding sequence ATGGATGCCACCTCAGCGAACTGCCAGACGTCTCCCTCCACGGCTCTCAGCCTGGATGAACTGATCGATTCGCTGGTGGCATCCCATCGTACGATTGTCGACGACCTGCCTTACGTGGGTTCGTCTTGCTGCCTGGCGGCAACTCGTTCGCTGGTGGAGGACGAAGTGAGCGTGCTCGATGCCCGTCTGACGGGGGAGGAGGATCGGCGGCGCCTGGATGGCCTGAGGGAATGGCTGGAACAGGAGCTGGTGAGACTCGAGCCGTGGTTCCACGAGCGTGGCGAACCTCGCCCAAGCTGGGTCGTCGACCGTCAGGTCATGTCATTGTGTGTTGGACAGCGCCTGATCATGTCCAACGCCCTCGATCTCGAGGCCTCGGATCCGCTGGCCAAGCGCCGCCTGGACTCGGGCTTCGACCTGGTGTCGCTGCTGGTGGGGCTCTATGTCCGCGATGAGACGCGGCTCGCTCACTACGCGCTCGATCGCTATCTACGGCTTTCGGGGGATTACTCGCTCACTCGCCTCATCTCGGTATTTGCGGTTTGCCGCTCGCTCGCGGGGGCTCGCCGTGCGCTGCAGCGGTGGGAGTCGGGGCGCGGTACGGCGTTTCACCTGGCCGAGGTCATGACGGAGTGTCGGCGCTATCTCGAACTGGCCGAGCAGGCTGCCAACTTTCGCTTTCCTCCGCTGATCATCGGTGTTGGGGTATCCGGCAGTGGCAAGAGCCGCTTCATGGCCGAGATCGTCGAGCGACTGGGAGCGGTGCGGCTTTGCTCGGACGTTGAGCGTCGGCGTCTCTACGGAATCGATTCACAGGCAGTAGCTCAAGAACCGGCTGTGGATATCTTTTCTGCCGAGGCCACCGAGCGCACCTACCAGCGCCTGGCCAGCCTGGCCGGACTTCTGCTGAATGGCGGCATCCCCACCTGCATCGATGCCACCTGTCTGACGCGCAGCCAGCGCCAATTGCTGCATCAGCAGGGCGAGGCACGCGGTCTACCGGTGCTCTTCGTCAGCTTCGAAGCCGACGAAGAGACGCTCAGGGCGCGTATCGTCAAGCGGGCCAGGGGTCAGGGGGGCGACCCGGCAACGAGCCTTGAGGTACTCAACCGGCAGTTGGACATGTGCGAGGATTTCAGCGACGAGGAGCGTCAGCACCTGTTGCATCTCGATACCACCGCCGAGAATGTCGGTGAGACCTTGGCGATGCTGGTCGAGCAACGGATAAGGCTGAGTTATAGCTGA
- the erpA gene encoding iron-sulfur cluster insertion protein ErpA has product MSGAETFMPTPMMLSDAARKRLQALIKEEGKPQLKLRVYVTGGGCSGFQYGFDFADSVGEDDTLIEFGEVALVVDELSYQYLVGSTVDYEEGLAGARFLVQNPNATTTCGCGASFMV; this is encoded by the coding sequence ATGAGCGGCGCTGAAACCTTCATGCCCACTCCCATGATGCTCTCCGATGCTGCCAGAAAGCGGCTGCAGGCACTCATCAAGGAAGAAGGCAAACCCCAGCTCAAGCTTCGCGTCTATGTGACGGGGGGCGGCTGTTCGGGTTTCCAATACGGCTTCGATTTTGCCGACTCGGTCGGCGAGGACGACACCCTCATCGAGTTCGGCGAGGTCGCCTTGGTCGTCGACGAACTCTCCTACCAGTATCTCGTGGGTTCCACCGTCGACTACGAGGAGGGGCTCGCCGGTGCGCGCTTCCTGGTCCAGAACCCCAACGCAACGACTACCTGCGGCTGCGGCGCCTCCTTCATGGTCTAA
- a CDS encoding amino acid ABC transporter ATP-binding protein yields the protein MNQDNTHSDVAPIVHMDRVNKHFGELHVLRDIDLEIVPGEVVVVIGASGSGKSTLIRCINGLEEFQRGHIEVDGNELLPNGRSSRALQRIRTEVGMVFQQFNLFPHLKVLDNVTLAPMKVRGWSRADAIETAERLLERVGIADQADKYPSQLSGGQQQRVALARALAMEPRLMLFDEPTSALDPEMIGEVLDAMRELAREGMTMVIVTHEMGFAREVADRVIFIHQGQIVEQAPPDVLFDSPRHERTQSFLSRVLKH from the coding sequence ATGAACCAAGACAATACTCACTCCGATGTCGCACCCATCGTGCACATGGACAGGGTCAACAAGCACTTCGGCGAGCTGCACGTGCTCAGGGACATCGATCTGGAGATCGTACCCGGCGAGGTGGTGGTGGTGATCGGTGCCAGCGGCTCCGGCAAATCGACCCTGATTCGCTGCATCAACGGCCTCGAGGAGTTCCAGCGGGGGCATATCGAGGTCGATGGCAACGAACTGCTGCCCAACGGCAGGAGCAGTCGGGCCCTGCAGAGGATCCGCACCGAGGTCGGCATGGTCTTTCAGCAGTTCAACCTCTTCCCCCATCTCAAGGTCCTCGACAACGTCACGCTGGCACCGATGAAGGTACGTGGCTGGAGTCGCGCCGATGCGATCGAGACCGCCGAGCGCCTGCTCGAACGCGTGGGCATCGCCGACCAGGCCGACAAGTACCCCAGTCAGCTCTCCGGAGGGCAGCAACAGCGCGTCGCCCTGGCCCGGGCGCTTGCCATGGAGCCGCGCCTGATGCTGTTCGACGAGCCGACTTCGGCACTCGATCCGGAAATGATCGGTGAAGTGCTCGACGCCATGCGCGAACTCGCCCGCGAAGGCATGACCATGGTCATCGTCACCCACGAGATGGGCTTCGCCCGCGAAGTCGCCGACCGCGTCATCTTCATCCATCAAGGGCAAATCGTCGAACAAGCGCCGCCAGATGTCCTGTTCGACTCCCCACGACACGAGCGAACTCAGAGCTTTCTTTCTCGCGTGCTCAAGCACTAG
- a CDS encoding curli production assembly/transport protein CsgE — protein sequence MAILLLAFGSLALAETETPGAGLPAVPREPSVPQSPIEGKEALEEGRATEELSRQFRLDEPGLSGVIVDRTITMMGKTFYRRFSQLSSESRILSSTTLSVHERPDARWGSQVWVAENNRILFQAALPPRLSDIDRYAEVAVEQVEQLLVQRSIMQALESDPDLADEEI from the coding sequence ATGGCCATCTTGTTGCTGGCGTTTGGCTCCCTTGCCTTGGCTGAGACGGAAACGCCGGGCGCCGGACTGCCTGCGGTGCCAAGGGAGCCGTCGGTTCCTCAGAGCCCGATCGAAGGGAAGGAGGCGCTGGAAGAAGGAAGGGCAACGGAAGAGCTGTCTCGTCAGTTTCGCTTGGACGAGCCAGGCCTGTCGGGCGTGATAGTCGACCGTACCATCACCATGATGGGAAAGACTTTCTACAGGCGTTTCAGCCAGTTGAGTTCGGAAAGCCGCATTTTGTCCAGCACGACGCTGTCCGTACACGAGCGCCCCGATGCCCGCTGGGGAAGCCAAGTCTGGGTCGCGGAGAACAATCGCATCCTCTTCCAGGCCGCACTCCCCCCCCGACTTAGCGATATCGATCGGTATGCCGAGGTGGCCGTCGAGCAGGTGGAACAGCTCCTAGTGCAACGCAGCATTATGCAAGCGCTCGAGAGCGACCCGGATCTGGCCGACGAAGAAATCTAG
- the hemL gene encoding glutamate-1-semialdehyde 2,1-aminomutase has protein sequence MTTSAMLFEQACRHIPGGVNSPVRAFKGLHRPPVFMERAQGAYLFDVEGKRYVDYVGSWGPMITGHADPDVLNAVRSRLDQGLSFGTPTAIETTMADLICEMIPSIELVRMVNSGTEATMSAIRLARGFTGRDKIVKFEGNYHGHSDSLLVKAGSGALTHGEPSSPGVPASLAEHTITLSYNDSDEVEACFEEIGGEIACIIVEPVAGNMNCIPPQPGFLETLRRVCTEYGSVLIFDEVMTGFRVAMGGAQSHFGVTPDLTCLGKIVGGGMPVGAFGGKREIMEQISPLGPVYQAGTLSGNPLAMAAGIALLTKLREPGFHDALAQRVETLCHGLQERADAAGVDMITQRVGGMFGLFFTGQSRVDNFAQATACDADAFRRFFAAMLDEGVYLAPSAYEAGFMSSAHTPEDIQLTLDAAEKAFAQVHQP, from the coding sequence ATGACCACTTCCGCAATGCTCTTCGAACAGGCCTGCCGTCACATTCCCGGTGGCGTCAATTCTCCGGTGCGTGCCTTCAAGGGGCTTCACCGGCCCCCGGTATTCATGGAGCGAGCCCAGGGCGCGTACCTGTTCGACGTGGAAGGCAAGCGCTACGTCGATTACGTCGGCTCATGGGGACCGATGATCACCGGTCACGCCGACCCCGATGTGCTGAATGCCGTGCGCAGCCGGCTCGACCAGGGTCTTTCGTTCGGCACGCCGACCGCGATCGAGACCACCATGGCCGATCTGATCTGCGAGATGATTCCTTCGATCGAACTGGTGCGCATGGTCAATTCGGGTACCGAGGCCACCATGTCGGCGATCAGGCTGGCGCGTGGTTTCACCGGGCGCGACAAGATCGTCAAGTTCGAGGGCAACTATCACGGCCACTCCGATTCGCTGCTGGTCAAGGCCGGTTCCGGCGCGTTGACCCATGGCGAGCCCAGCTCACCTGGCGTTCCCGCCTCCCTGGCCGAGCACACCATTACCCTGTCCTACAACGACAGCGACGAGGTGGAGGCCTGCTTCGAGGAGATCGGCGGCGAGATCGCCTGCATCATCGTCGAGCCGGTCGCCGGCAACATGAACTGCATCCCGCCGCAGCCCGGCTTCCTCGAGACACTGCGTCGGGTTTGCACCGAGTACGGTAGTGTGCTGATCTTTGATGAGGTGATGACCGGTTTCCGTGTCGCCATGGGCGGTGCCCAGTCTCACTTCGGCGTTACGCCCGACCTGACCTGCCTGGGCAAGATCGTCGGCGGTGGCATGCCGGTAGGCGCCTTCGGCGGCAAGCGCGAGATCATGGAGCAGATCTCGCCGCTGGGGCCGGTCTATCAGGCGGGGACGCTCTCGGGCAATCCGCTGGCCATGGCGGCGGGCATCGCGCTGCTGACCAAGCTGCGCGAGCCCGGCTTCCATGACGCCTTGGCTCAGCGCGTGGAGACGCTATGTCACGGATTGCAGGAGCGTGCCGATGCCGCGGGTGTCGACATGATCACCCAGCGGGTAGGTGGTATGTTCGGGTTGTTCTTCACCGGGCAGTCCCGGGTCGACAACTTTGCCCAGGCCACGGCCTGCGATGCCGATGCCTTCCGCCGCTTCTTTGCGGCGATGCTGGACGAAGGTGTCTACCTGGCGCCGTCGGCCTATGAGGCGGGGTTCATGTCGAGCGCCCATACGCCGGAAGACATTCAATTGACGCTGGATGCCGCCGAGAAGGCTTTCGCCCAGGTGCACCAGCCTTGA
- a CDS encoding chloride channel protein, translating into MPRLSFPTFSLEGFRRKLASVDALPQLCVLGVISGLVTGAVMVAFRLLLELGGVLFMPGGDHEAFEGLPPMVRSSLPLVAVALIGIFLWRQPAAARKLGVAHVIERLTYHQGRFPLRNWINQWWVGVATVLGGLSAGREGPAIHLGAAAASGLGQRLRLPHNSLRVLVACGTAAGISASFNTPIAGVIFAMEVVMMEYTIAGFMPVILASTMGALMAMLVYGSEPAIQVPSVSLGSLMNLPWIVITALFIGLLAGLFIHVARSERISGLPVVLRLALVALATAAVAWWYPDVQGIGYDSLDASLAGNLTVDVLLALVVAKLLLTAITVASKIPIGIIGPVLVVGAAAGALADLVGAWLFPQLGVEPGFYAMLGMAAMMGAVLQAPLAALMALLELTHNPNIILPGMLAVVVSGLTARQLCRCDGFFISVTRHGLHPLQQPLMQALSRVSVPAVMERSFVTTPRMVTREQARALLDAKPAWILILRSTGDKPTLALKAADLARALIDEQELEEITTEEALIDLLEVPGLRLEMAPIHLQATLSEAFERLNDQAVDALYVEYGRRPKHKRISGIITRGAIERYYSLK; encoded by the coding sequence GTGCCGCGCCTCTCGTTTCCCACCTTCAGCCTGGAAGGGTTTCGTCGCAAGCTGGCCAGCGTCGATGCCCTGCCCCAGCTGTGCGTACTGGGAGTCATCTCCGGGCTCGTGACCGGTGCCGTGATGGTCGCCTTCCGGCTATTGCTCGAACTGGGGGGCGTGCTGTTCATGCCCGGTGGCGACCACGAGGCCTTCGAAGGGCTGCCGCCGATGGTGCGCTCGAGCCTGCCGCTGGTCGCCGTGGCGTTGATCGGCATCTTTCTGTGGCGCCAGCCGGCGGCGGCACGCAAGCTGGGCGTCGCTCATGTCATCGAGCGCCTTACCTACCACCAGGGCCGCTTCCCCCTGCGCAACTGGATCAATCAGTGGTGGGTCGGGGTGGCCACGGTGCTGGGTGGCCTGTCGGCAGGCCGCGAGGGGCCTGCCATTCACCTCGGTGCAGCCGCGGCCAGCGGCCTTGGCCAGCGGCTACGCCTGCCGCACAACAGCCTGCGGGTACTGGTGGCCTGCGGCACGGCGGCGGGTATCTCGGCTTCTTTCAATACGCCGATCGCCGGTGTCATCTTCGCCATGGAAGTGGTGATGATGGAGTACACCATTGCCGGCTTCATGCCGGTGATCCTGGCTTCCACCATGGGCGCCCTGATGGCCATGCTGGTGTACGGTTCGGAACCGGCCATCCAGGTACCCAGCGTCAGCTTGGGTTCGCTGATGAACTTGCCCTGGATCGTGATCACGGCACTGTTCATCGGTCTGCTGGCTGGGCTCTTCATCCATGTAGCGAGAAGCGAGCGCATCAGCGGATTGCCGGTAGTGTTGCGCCTGGCGCTGGTGGCCCTGGCCACGGCGGCGGTGGCGTGGTGGTATCCCGACGTACAGGGCATTGGCTACGACAGCCTCGATGCTTCATTGGCAGGCAACCTGACCGTCGACGTGCTGCTGGCGCTGGTGGTAGCCAAGCTGTTGCTGACGGCCATTACCGTGGCCAGCAAAATTCCCATCGGCATCATCGGGCCGGTGCTGGTGGTCGGAGCGGCGGCCGGAGCGTTGGCCGACCTGGTGGGCGCTTGGCTCTTTCCCCAACTGGGGGTAGAGCCTGGGTTCTATGCCATGCTCGGCATGGCGGCGATGATGGGGGCGGTATTGCAGGCGCCGTTGGCCGCGCTGATGGCACTGCTGGAATTGACCCACAACCCCAATATCATTCTCCCGGGCATGCTGGCGGTGGTGGTCTCGGGTTTGACGGCCCGTCAACTGTGTCGCTGCGACGGTTTCTTCATCAGCGTGACCCGCCATGGCCTGCACCCGCTGCAGCAGCCTTTGATGCAGGCGCTTTCGCGGGTCTCGGTGCCGGCGGTAATGGAGCGCAGCTTCGTGACCACGCCGCGCATGGTGACTCGCGAGCAGGCCCGTGCTTTGCTCGATGCCAAGCCGGCCTGGATCCTGATCCTTCGCTCCACCGGCGACAAGCCGACGTTGGCCCTCAAGGCGGCCGATCTGGCCCGGGCGCTGATCGATGAGCAGGAATTGGAGGAGATCACCACCGAGGAGGCGCTGATCGACCTGCTCGAGGTGCCGGGGCTGCGTCTGGAGATGGCTCCGATTCACTTGCAGGCGACCCTGTCGGAAGCCTTCGAGCGGCTCAACGATCAGGCCGTCGATGCCCTCTACGTGGAGTATGGACGGCGTCCGAAGCACAAACGGATTTCCGGTATCATCACCCGCGGCGCTATCGAGCGTTACTATTCGCTCAAGTGA
- the hemJ gene encoding protoporphyrinogen oxidase HemJ: MYLWIKALHIVAVVTWFAALFYLPRLYVYHAMARDNGEQQAIDTFRVMERKLYRGIMTPSMIAVIALGGWLLYLMPHWLGMGWMHAKLVLVLALVAYHHVCLIYLKQFAAGRCQRSHVFFRWFNELPVIALLVIVILVVLKPF, from the coding sequence ATGTACTTGTGGATCAAGGCCCTGCACATCGTGGCCGTCGTGACCTGGTTTGCCGCGCTGTTCTACCTGCCGCGCCTGTATGTCTACCATGCCATGGCGCGCGACAACGGGGAGCAACAGGCCATCGACACCTTCCGCGTGATGGAGCGCAAGCTCTACCGCGGCATCATGACGCCGTCGATGATCGCAGTGATCGCGCTGGGGGGCTGGTTGCTCTATCTCATGCCGCACTGGCTCGGCATGGGCTGGATGCATGCCAAGCTGGTGCTGGTGCTGGCGCTGGTGGCCTATCACCATGTCTGTCTTATCTATCTCAAGCAATTCGCCGCGGGCCGCTGCCAGCGTAGCCACGTGTTCTTCCGCTGGTTCAATGAACTGCCAGTGATTGCGCTGCTCGTCATCGTGATCCTGGTCGTGCTCAAGCCATTCTGA